A region of Primulina huaijiensis isolate GDHJ02 unplaced genomic scaffold, ASM1229523v2 scaffold11261, whole genome shotgun sequence DNA encodes the following proteins:
- the LOC140965576 gene encoding nuclear pore complex protein NUP88 isoform X2, giving the protein MDLHCFLLGRMAYGLYTFMGEHQGKRILSSVEIYFGSNNSIRILQISWHPFSDTHLGVLSSDSVFRMFDLSAAIGQPEQEYYLQPGELGLSGNAAAICPVDFSFGADHLWDKFSIFILFTDGSTYIICPIVPFGSVYKWESLLEMHNDACTFGLKSANSKAVNNSNLAISWLESTFPELALQEGVGGNIFAVKAQPFVLMDASVLLQGPLRKVCHGVTENAVIQKGVCEGRAISFLYNLVGKDSILMTAWSGGQLQLDALADEIQPVWKMGSAPRVCVDSLGQMFGAAMICELAPTNLSILKLDQPPNDTIWLGYPPPLLRLAIVDLALPNKGGSLISMVSDPLVPERIFCLHDGGIDSIILHFLPFTSQTSGKEKQMKTPSVFSVLSTCPGESSSPEPLHGFLTLSDSSGGSWIVGLTSSHECVVLYMETWNELLTHAIYSERETVSLEEATDADTLTVISKELLTGPKVVLLPSSAPNLRSVTADSIEGRSMLHQYFKLFHENYVEYAHKVYFELQHHGPHLKKIIDNQHSRIREVQQKLLDVEKKQEKIEDHIDSAVKLHSSLEMRLQNLRSLPGLQKKPLSKAERDFKLELDKFNGVELDALHSSIESLNARLTRHVHYQQVDSSNRQKQIAGRRVSRIQDNELSQLKSSLEKLSLLNSENGKKVKLVESALGSRGISK; this is encoded by the exons AAATTTACTTTGGAAGCAACAATTCCATACGCATTCTTCAGATTTCTTGGCACCCTTTCAGTGACACTCACTTGGGAGTTCTTTCCTCGGATTCTGTTTTCAG AATGTTTGATTTGTCTGCAGCAATTGGGCAACCAGAACAGGAATATTATTTGCAACCTGGAGAACTTGGTCTTTCTGGAAATGCAGCAGCAATATGTCCTGTTGATTTCTCTTTTGGGGCGGATCATTTGTGGGACAAGTTCAGT ATTTTTATCTTGTTTACTGATGGATCCACTTACATCATTTGCCCGATTGTTCCTTTTGGAAG TGTGTATAAATGGGAATCGCTATTGGAAATGCATAATGATGCTTGTACATTTGGGCTTAAATCTGCCAATTCAAAAGCTGTTAATAATTCTAATCTGGCAATCTCTTGGCTGGAGTCAACATTTCCTGAATTAGCTCTCCAAGAAGGAGTTGGTGGAAATATATTCGCTGTCAAAGCTCAGCCTTTTGTTTTAATGGATGCATCTGTTTTATTGCAG GGTCCTCTTCGTAAAGTGTGTCATGGGGTGACAGAAAATGCTGTAATTCAGAAAGGAGTGTGTGAAGGGCGTGCAATCAGTTTTCTTTACAATTTAGTCGGAAAAGATTCAATTCTTATGACGGCTTGGAGTGGCGGGCAACTACAACTGGATGCTTTAGCTGATGAAATTCAGCCAGTCTGGAAGATGGGTAGTGCACCCCGTGTTTGTGTTGATTCACTTGGTCAGATGTTTGGTGCTGCTATGATTTGTGAACTTGCTCCCACTAATCTCTCGATCCTGAAGCTTGATCAACCTCCGAATGATACTATTTGGTTGGGTTATCCACCTCCTTTACTCCGTCTGGCTATTGTGGATTTAGCTTTGCCTAATAAAGGTGGTTCTCTAATTTCGATGGTTTCTGATCCTCTCGTTCCAGAAAGAATATTTTGCCTTCATGATGGCGGGATAGACTCGATAATCTTGCATTTTCTCCCTTTCACTAGTCAAACCAGTGGCAAGGAAAAACAAATGAAAACTCCATCTGTCTTTTCTGTTCTTAGCACATGCCCCGGAGAATCCTCCTCACCAGAGCCCCTTCATGGTTTCTTGACATTGTCAGATTCATCTGGAGGTTCATGGATTGTGGGACTTACTTCATCTCATGAATGCGTAGTGCTTTACATGGAGACCTGGAATGAATTGCTTACTCATGCTATTTATAGTGAGAGGGAAACTGTTTCCCTGGAAGAGGCAACAGATGCAGATACTCTCACAGTAATCAGCAAAGAACTCCTTACTGGGCCTAAGGTAGTTCTATTACCCTCATCCGCACCAAATTTACGCTCTGTGACTGCTGATTCTATTGAAGGACGATCAATGCTTCATCAGTATTTCAAGCTTTTTCATGAAAATTATGTGGAGTATGCACACAAG GTATACTTCGAACTCCAGCACCATGGGCctcatttgaaaaaaataattgataatcaACATTCTCGTATACGCGAAGTGCAGCAGAAACTCTTGGATGTTGAAAAGAAACAGGAGAAAATTGAGGATCACATAGACTCTGCAGTTAAGCTTCACAGTTCCCTAGAGATGCGCTTACAAAACTTGAGGAGTCTGCCAGGTTTACAGAAAAAGCCATTATCAAAAGCAGAACGAGATTTTAAACTAGAACTTG ATAAGTTTAATGGAGTGGAGTTGGATGCCTTGCACTCTTCCATCGAATCTTTGAATGCGAGATTGACAAGACACGTACATTATCAGCAGGTTGATTCCTCGAATCGACAAAAACAGATTGCAGGAAGAAGGGTGTCTCGGATTCAAGACAACGAGTTATCTCAACTTAAATCTTCACTTGAAAAACTCTCACTGCTAAACAGTGAGAACGGCAAAAAGGTTAAGCTTGTTGAGTCGGCATTAGGTAGCAGAGGAATCAGCAAGTGA
- the LOC140965577 gene encoding uncharacterized protein → MNRSFRAPERGKMGSLRMKDNKDEDLALFREMRKRDKDRNSLLFQNSDELDSSMEMVSGGSPLFNIPSATAAPVRKTCRDDFLNSDNDKNDYEWLLTPPGTPLFPSLEMESHKTIMSQLGAPKANPTALKSRLENPQPESSERSNLSSRQPTSSSGLNTSTGGLRQPSSSGGPGSRPATPTGRPTVSSQSRSTSIVSTRPSLATSTKTTSTSSSKITSTTSKPARSATPTSRPALTSTKLVAPPRSITPTSRSTIRSSTPTRSSIPASNSVPRAATPTRRPMTGSSVTSSTVISVRSVISSPSVSKSFSTSDKNLAPMRPSSPVTRPKPWKPSDMPGFSLDAPPNLRTSLSDRPPSVTRGRPGAPSSRSSSIEPVSNGRIRRQSCSPARGRPPNGVIHNSGSSVPVPAVNRLRTKANDNVSPVLIGTKMVDRVINMRKLIPPKQDDKHSPRSIVSGKSASPDSAGFGRMLSKKSLDMAMRHMDIRRTIPGNLRPLTTNVPASSMYSVRSGPNRGRTASVSDSPLATSSNASSEVSVNNNALCVDGTEPYDDVSSGKGNLYPW, encoded by the exons atgAATCGGAGTTTTAGGGCGCCGGAGAGGGGGAAAATGGGAAGCCTGAGAATGAAAGATAACAAAGACGAGGATTTGGCATTGTTTCGTGAAATGCGGAAGCGAGATAAGGATAGGAATAGTCTTCTTTTTCAGAACTCCGACGAGTTGGATTCTTCAATGG AAATGGTATCTGGTGGTTCACCATTATTTAATATACCATCGGCTACAGCTGCGCCTGTGAGGAAGACATGCAGGGATGATTTTCTCAATTCAGacaatgataaaaatgattatgaATG GCTTTTAACGCCTCCTGGTACTCCTCTTTTTCCTTCGCTGGAAATGGAATCTCATAAAACCATTATGAGTCAGCTGGGAGCTCCAAAAGCTAATCCTACCGCACTGAAGTCTAGA CTGGAAAATCCCCAGCCCGAGTCTTCTGAAAGGAGCAATTTATCGTCCAGACAGCCAACTTCCTCTTCTGGATTGAATACCTCTACTGGAGGTCTCCGCCAACCATCTTCTTCTGGGGGTCCTGGATCAAGACCTGCCACTCCCACAGGACGTCCAACTGTTAGTTCGCAATCTAGATCCACCTCGATAGTATCAACGAGACCATCATTAGCCACATCGACTAAAACAACCTCAACTTCATCATCTAAAATAACATCAACCACATCAAAACCTGCAAGATCTGCAACACCTACTTCTCGTCCTGCCTTAACCTCAACAAAACTTGTTGCGCCTCCAAGATCTATAACCCCTACTTCAAGGTCTACCATAAGATCTTCAACACCTACAAGATCCTCTATACCTGCATCCAACTCTGTTCCTAGGGCCGCAACTCCAACTCGTAGGCCAATGACAGGTTCTAGCGTGACGAGTTCGACTGTCATTTCTGTTAGGTCGGTAATTTCTTCTCCTTCAGTTTCCAAGTCCTTCTCTACTTCAGATAAAAATCTGGCACCAATGCGGCCAAGTTCTCCTGTTACACGACCAAAACCATGGAAGCCTTCAGATATGCCTGGGTTCTCCCTTGATGCCCCACCGAATCTAAGGACATCTCTGTCCGACAGGCCTCCATCAGTCACTAGAGGCAGACCTGGAGCACCAAGCTCTCGATCGTCATCCATTGAACCGGTTTCAAACGGAAGAATCAGACGTCAATCGTGTTCTCCAGCTAGAGGACGGCCTCCTAATGGTGTAATTCATAACAGTGGAAGTTCTGTGCCTGTGCCTGCTGTAAATCGGTTGCGTACTAAGGCTAATGACAACGTGAGCCCTGTTCTTATTGGGACTAAAATGGTTGACAGGGTAATAAATATGCGGAAACTAATTCCTCCGAAGCAAGATGACAAACACTCACCCCGCAGCATTGTATCTGGAAAGTCTGCTTCACCTGATAGTGCAGGATTTGGAAGAATGCTCTCCAAGAAATCTTTAGATATGGCTATGAGACATATG GACATAAGGCGAACAATTCCTGGTAATCTACGTCCTCTGACCACCAACGTCCCCGCAAGCTCCATGTATAGTGTGAGATCTGGTCCAAACAGAGGCAGAACGGCAAGTGTTTCAGATTCTCCTCTCGCTACAAGTAGTAATGCTAGTTCTGAAGTGAGCGTGAACAATAATGCCCTTTGCGTGGACGGAACCGAACCATATGATGATGTTAGCAGTGGAAAGGGTAATCTTTATCCATGGTGA